A part of Variovorax sp. HW608 genomic DNA contains:
- a CDS encoding HtaA domain-containing protein, whose protein sequence is MIAEDAVGLEWGFKASFRDYLARMRGSVEVIEPAEATGDSFFFPYVGRKRVESSLVLRFGGEVGFTGHGGLLRLRLAQPMLVFDQTTVGVAVKHPQDESAFVVIARLTPGSSAGPIQATLSQAGSNILMGTYSEGTELDPIRLRLPKRLKHRG, encoded by the coding sequence ATGATCGCTGAAGATGCGGTCGGCCTCGAATGGGGCTTCAAGGCGAGCTTCCGTGACTACCTGGCTCGGATGCGCGGCTCGGTTGAAGTAATCGAACCCGCGGAAGCCACCGGCGACTCGTTCTTTTTTCCCTATGTTGGGCGAAAGAGGGTGGAGTCCTCCCTCGTGCTTCGGTTTGGGGGCGAGGTCGGGTTTACAGGACATGGCGGGTTGCTACGTCTCCGTCTCGCCCAGCCCATGCTCGTCTTCGACCAGACAACGGTGGGCGTCGCCGTGAAGCACCCGCAGGACGAAAGCGCATTTGTCGTCATCGCGCGGCTGACGCCGGGAAGCAGCGCCGGGCCCATTCAAGCCACCCTCTCCCAGGCCGGCTCCAACATCCTCATGGGCACGTATTCCGAAGGGACGGAACTTGACCCGATTCGATTGCGTCTCCCCAAGAGGTTAAAGCACCGCGGGTAG
- a CDS encoding IS1380 family transposase, whose protein sequence is MRPFIVKQLDYDLTPVAGLALVGHHLKRLAPVFRHIDTALRVVGGVANSDILRSYVGLLVQGKSDFDAIENFRGDAFFKQALGIKLLPSSPTLRQRMDARAGDLFDFMPPLIETLLAGARPDYGVLPCGWVALDVDTFAMDNGGTAKDGVGRTYAGVDGYCPLAAYLGSHGFCLELALRPGVQHSASETQFNFERVIPMAQRLSAAGPKAPILARLDSGFDSAALMRVIESYNHAGQPQVDWLIKWNPRTTHVVALAERLDADAATLWEHPRAGKRVTVWEESLSIEGIERPLRRVLRLTERTIDAKGQLLIEPKLTLDGWSTSLEARQFDAKAVIALYADHGTHEQFHSEFKTDLDLERLPSGKFDTNYLVCELAALAMNILRLMGQAGLHGPNAPVRHAAKRRRIKTVMQELIYRAGRLIEHGRRVILGLGANDRAASAFERLHWQLAGTGG, encoded by the coding sequence ATGCGCCCCTTCATCGTCAAGCAACTCGACTACGACCTCACGCCCGTGGCGGGGTTGGCCCTGGTGGGACACCACCTGAAGCGACTCGCCCCGGTGTTCAGGCACATCGACACCGCGCTGCGCGTCGTCGGCGGCGTGGCCAACAGCGACATCCTGCGCAGCTACGTCGGGCTGCTGGTGCAGGGCAAGAGCGATTTCGATGCGATCGAGAACTTCCGCGGTGATGCGTTCTTCAAGCAGGCACTGGGCATCAAACTGCTGCCTTCGAGCCCGACGCTGCGCCAGCGCATGGATGCCCGCGCGGGCGACCTGTTTGACTTCATGCCGCCGCTGATCGAGACACTGCTGGCTGGCGCGCGCCCGGACTACGGCGTGCTGCCTTGCGGCTGGGTGGCGCTGGATGTCGATACGTTCGCCATGGACAACGGCGGCACCGCCAAGGACGGCGTGGGGCGCACCTATGCCGGGGTCGATGGCTACTGTCCGCTGGCGGCCTATCTGGGCTCGCACGGGTTCTGCCTGGAGTTGGCGCTGCGCCCGGGCGTGCAGCACTCGGCGTCGGAGACACAATTCAACTTCGAGCGCGTGATCCCGATGGCGCAGCGCCTGAGTGCGGCGGGCCCGAAGGCGCCGATCCTGGCGCGCCTGGATTCTGGCTTCGACTCGGCGGCGCTGATGCGCGTCATCGAGTCCTATAACCATGCCGGCCAGCCGCAGGTGGACTGGCTGATCAAATGGAATCCGCGCACCACCCACGTGGTGGCGCTGGCCGAGCGACTCGATGCCGACGCAGCCACGCTCTGGGAGCATCCGCGCGCGGGCAAGCGCGTGACAGTGTGGGAGGAATCGCTGTCCATCGAAGGCATCGAGCGGCCGCTGCGCCGCGTGCTGCGCCTGACCGAGCGCACCATCGATGCGAAGGGTCAGCTGTTGATCGAACCCAAGCTCACGCTGGACGGCTGGAGCACGAGCCTGGAGGCCAGACAGTTCGATGCGAAGGCCGTCATCGCGCTGTACGCCGACCACGGCACGCACGAGCAGTTCCATTCCGAGTTCAAGACCGACCTCGACCTGGAGCGGCTGCCCTCGGGCAAGTTCGATACCAACTACCTGGTGTGCGAACTCGCGGCGCTGGCCATGAACATCCTGCGCCTGATGGGCCAGGCCGGGCTGCACGGGCCGAATGCGCCAGTGCGTCACGCGGCCAAGCGCCGGCGCATCAAGACGGTGATGCAGGAGCTCATCTACCGCGCCGGTCGTCTCATCGAGCATGGCCGGCGCGTCATCCTCGGCCTGGGGGCCAACGATCGCGCGGCCAGCGCCTTCGAGCGATTGCACTGGCAACTTGCCGGCACCGGCGGCTGA
- a CDS encoding MFS transporter: MTSTHDLSPLERIACAKRLRSTIGAALMMFAFAGTLTSIGLLIPSGTARFHVPVSAYLLQYTILGIVGALMMPLIGRVVRRFGIRLPVFVASIWSFIWIVALSFTTELWQFYLFTVLWSLLWSFATVVPVTFLVNSWHQHSRRGLVFGLVMAGGAAGSIVWGLAMPAIVKVVGWEGAVRAVACIVFLCMTIPAIALIKDPPKVAAEAASKVAPRVRRHLTPVALIVLGAGLLSVEAGLTQVITPIVISKGLDFSTAGLLVSYYAVFQMVLKPLGGVIFDKFGLTAAAGMMIVCYVFGFGALTFVTKVSGFLIVLPFAAMALTSHLVLLPLFVSSSVSPERFQNIYGILMMVYYLGASLAAPLWGLGFDITGSYDVPLLVALLAGVVAVLLLLSGVRLASRPAARNTIHVDEAGLGLRRESR, translated from the coding sequence ATGACATCTACGCACGATCTTTCTCCCCTTGAACGGATCGCATGCGCGAAACGCCTCAGGTCCACCATTGGTGCGGCCTTGATGATGTTCGCTTTTGCCGGCACATTGACCAGCATCGGGCTGTTGATTCCGTCGGGAACAGCCCGCTTCCATGTGCCGGTGTCTGCCTATCTGTTGCAGTACACCATTCTTGGCATCGTAGGTGCGCTGATGATGCCGCTGATCGGGCGGGTCGTCAGGCGCTTCGGGATCCGGTTGCCGGTATTTGTGGCCTCCATCTGGTCGTTTATCTGGATTGTTGCGCTTTCGTTCACCACTGAACTCTGGCAGTTCTACCTCTTCACGGTACTCTGGAGCCTTCTGTGGTCCTTCGCCACCGTTGTGCCCGTGACCTTCCTCGTCAACAGCTGGCACCAGCATTCCCGGCGCGGGCTAGTGTTTGGGCTGGTGATGGCCGGAGGCGCAGCAGGCTCGATCGTTTGGGGACTCGCTATGCCGGCAATCGTCAAAGTCGTCGGCTGGGAGGGTGCGGTGCGGGCTGTTGCATGTATCGTCTTTCTCTGCATGACCATCCCGGCGATTGCGCTCATTAAGGATCCTCCTAAGGTGGCTGCTGAGGCCGCCAGCAAGGTCGCACCCCGTGTCCGGCGCCACCTGACCCCCGTCGCCCTGATTGTCCTTGGAGCTGGGCTACTTTCCGTTGAGGCTGGCCTTACTCAAGTAATTACACCGATCGTGATATCTAAAGGTCTCGACTTTTCGACCGCCGGCCTCCTGGTGTCGTATTACGCCGTCTTTCAAATGGTGTTGAAGCCTCTTGGCGGTGTCATTTTTGACAAGTTTGGATTGACCGCTGCAGCCGGAATGATGATCGTTTGCTATGTCTTTGGATTCGGTGCCCTGACATTTGTCACTAAGGTAAGCGGATTTTTAATCGTTCTCCCGTTTGCAGCGATGGCCCTGACCAGCCACCTGGTGCTACTTCCCCTGTTCGTTAGTAGCAGCGTTAGCCCGGAACGCTTCCAGAATATCTATGGAATTCTCATGATGGTGTACTACCTTGGTGCCTCGCTGGCGGCGCCGCTATGGGGACTGGGTTTCGACATCACAGGTTCGTACGATGTCCCCCTCCTCGTTGCCCTTCTCGCCGGCGTCGTGGCAGTATTACTTTTGCTCTCCGGTGTCAGACTTGCTTCGCGCCCAGCTGCGCGTAACACTATCCACGTCGACGAAGCAGGGCTAGGACTCAGGCGCGAGTCTAGGTAG
- a CDS encoding transposase, translating to MTVTVTKVFGHFLAARHCVGGDVMQIKTRQMVASQCVRRGRAGVMKRSRFAEEQITYALRLADSGTPVVDMCRQIGIWEGTFYTPDEEVCGPQHARTVQGRVVADQTLGKQCLQGAVRKELSALPSGACWQP from the coding sequence ATGACAGTCACTGTCACGAAGGTTTTTGGGCATTTTCTCGCCGCGAGGCATTGTGTCGGTGGTGACGTCATGCAGATCAAAACTAGACAAATGGTCGCCTCGCAGTGCGTCAGGAGAGGCAGGGCAGGAGTGATGAAGAGGTCTAGATTCGCCGAGGAGCAGATCACCTACGCGCTGCGGCTGGCCGACAGCGGCACACCTGTGGTGGATATGTGCCGGCAGATCGGCATCTGGGAGGGGACGTTCTATACGCCGGACGAAGAAGTATGCGGACCTCAGCATGCGCGAACTGTGCAAGGGCGCGTCGTTGCCGACCAGACGCTGGGCAAGCAGTGCCTGCAGGGAGCCGTACGAAAGGAGCTATCAGCGTTGCCAAGCGGCGCGTGCTGGCAGCCCTAG
- a CDS encoding cytochrome P450, with protein sequence MSIEIKTPRVERHFDHHSREFASNYSNELNEMAADFPVAYTPAWNGFWMLAGFEEVNAAADNWPVFSSAHDGIEGDPFVSRDLANLPEPLPFQRRGVSIPFSKLGTGVRFVPSECDPPMHTDIRRLEVPFFTPKAVRGHDEEVRRLVTEALDSVIETGSVELIMEFALQITTKVTIGIIGFDKADWLDFALAVHEMGARPGSQEAGRRVVETRKKLAALVAERAKEPKNDVASALLAGSIQGTPVSEAEAATILNGLTFAATDTTTSTLAHMMIYLSVNPTHRQRLIDDPTLIPNAIEEILRYNSPFFGTSRTVMNDIELGGQKLKAGDAVMLGFAPGNRDPRKFEEPETIKFDRANAKDHLAFGAGPHRCLGAPLARLELRIMIEEILKRIPDFHIATDDIVPYADKSFNGFESVRTTFTPGKRVSTS encoded by the coding sequence ATGTCAATCGAGATCAAGACTCCCCGGGTCGAACGCCACTTCGACCACCACAGCCGGGAGTTCGCGTCGAACTATTCAAATGAGCTGAACGAGATGGCCGCCGATTTCCCGGTGGCCTATACGCCAGCTTGGAACGGGTTCTGGATGCTTGCGGGCTTCGAGGAGGTCAATGCGGCAGCAGACAACTGGCCCGTTTTTTCCTCGGCGCATGACGGGATCGAAGGTGACCCTTTCGTATCGCGTGACCTCGCGAACCTTCCGGAGCCGTTGCCGTTCCAACGGCGCGGCGTGAGTATCCCCTTTAGCAAGCTTGGAACCGGTGTTCGCTTCGTACCGAGCGAGTGCGATCCGCCGATGCACACAGACATCCGCAGGCTCGAGGTGCCATTCTTTACCCCTAAAGCGGTGCGTGGCCACGATGAAGAGGTCCGGCGTCTTGTTACAGAAGCTCTGGATTCTGTGATCGAGACTGGTTCAGTGGAACTCATCATGGAGTTTGCTCTTCAGATCACGACAAAGGTAACGATTGGAATCATCGGGTTCGACAAGGCGGACTGGCTTGATTTCGCACTCGCGGTTCACGAGATGGGTGCGCGACCGGGTTCGCAGGAAGCCGGGCGCCGCGTCGTCGAGACGCGCAAAAAGCTCGCAGCTCTGGTGGCCGAGCGCGCGAAGGAACCGAAGAACGATGTCGCTAGTGCTCTTCTCGCAGGTTCGATCCAAGGCACTCCGGTGAGCGAGGCGGAGGCCGCAACGATTCTGAACGGACTCACCTTCGCCGCGACGGACACAACCACGTCCACGCTAGCGCATATGATGATCTACCTCAGCGTGAACCCGACCCACAGGCAGCGGCTGATCGATGACCCGACGCTAATTCCGAATGCGATTGAAGAGATACTCCGCTACAACAGCCCGTTCTTCGGTACGTCGCGTACGGTCATGAATGACATCGAACTCGGGGGGCAGAAACTTAAAGCGGGTGATGCGGTCATGTTGGGCTTCGCGCCGGGTAATCGCGATCCGCGCAAGTTTGAAGAACCCGAGACGATCAAGTTCGACCGAGCAAATGCCAAAGACCACCTCGCCTTCGGCGCTGGCCCGCACCGATGCCTCGGTGCTCCGTTGGCGCGGCTCGAGTTGCGCATCATGATCGAAGAGATCCTCAAGCGCATTCCGGACTTCCACATCGCCACGGACGACATCGTTCCGTACGCTGACAAGTCCTTCAACGGCTTTGAGAGCGTTCGGACGACGTTCACCCCGGGTAAACGCGTCTCCACCTCCTGA
- a CDS encoding NAD-dependent succinate-semialdehyde dehydrogenase, whose translation MTLKQSQFQTLTDQLADKALLRQLNLIDGEWRGAASGDLLPVINPANGGELARVPASGAEDATAAVEAAHRALPAWSALTTKERAAILRRWYELILAHREDLGIILASEQGKPLAEAIGEVVYGAGFVEWFAEEGKRVYGDVIPPHVRDRRLVVVKQAVGVAALVTPWNFPSAMITRKAGPALAAGCSVVLKPAEDTPLSALALGELALRAGVPAGVFNIVTTAKPAPVGEVFTTHPAVRKLSFTGSTRVGKLLMSQCAGTVKKVSLELGGNAAFIVFDDADLDAALAGLIAVKFRNTGQTCVSANRIFVQAGVYDRFCRMLSQAVAGMKTGDPLAPGIQQGPLINGAALEKVQALVDDAIARGAQVETGGTTHELGGLFFQPTVLSRITGEMRMCHEEIFGPVAPLQRFEHESEVVAQANDTPYGLAGYFYSRDVGRAWRVAEALEVGMVGVNEGGMSTELAPFGGVKESGIGREGSKYGIEEYIETKYICFGGIA comes from the coding sequence ATGACGCTCAAACAATCTCAATTTCAGACACTCACGGATCAACTTGCCGACAAGGCGCTGCTGCGACAGCTCAATCTGATCGACGGCGAGTGGCGCGGTGCAGCCTCCGGCGATCTGCTCCCGGTGATCAACCCTGCAAACGGCGGGGAATTGGCACGGGTGCCCGCGTCCGGTGCCGAAGATGCCACTGCGGCCGTCGAAGCGGCGCACCGGGCTCTGCCGGCCTGGTCTGCCCTCACCACGAAGGAGCGCGCCGCCATCCTGCGCCGCTGGTACGAGCTGATCCTTGCGCACCGCGAGGATCTCGGGATTATCCTGGCCAGCGAGCAGGGAAAGCCGCTGGCCGAGGCGATCGGCGAAGTGGTCTATGGCGCGGGCTTCGTCGAGTGGTTCGCAGAAGAGGGCAAGCGCGTGTACGGTGACGTCATCCCGCCCCACGTTCGCGACCGGCGCCTGGTCGTCGTGAAGCAGGCCGTAGGCGTCGCCGCGCTGGTCACGCCCTGGAACTTCCCCAGCGCCATGATTACTCGCAAGGCCGGACCCGCTCTGGCCGCGGGCTGCTCGGTGGTGCTCAAGCCCGCCGAGGACACACCGCTGTCGGCCTTGGCCCTGGGTGAGTTGGCGCTGCGGGCGGGCGTACCGGCCGGCGTATTCAACATCGTGACGACGGCCAAGCCAGCCCCGGTGGGCGAGGTCTTCACGACCCACCCGGCAGTGCGCAAGTTGTCCTTCACTGGCTCCACGCGCGTGGGCAAGCTGCTCATGTCGCAGTGCGCCGGAACAGTCAAGAAGGTATCTTTGGAACTGGGCGGGAACGCGGCCTTTATCGTGTTTGACGATGCCGACTTGGATGCCGCACTGGCTGGACTGATTGCGGTGAAGTTCCGAAACACAGGTCAGACCTGCGTCAGCGCCAACCGCATTTTCGTGCAGGCCGGTGTGTATGACCGCTTCTGCAGGATGCTGAGCCAGGCGGTCGCCGGCATGAAGACCGGCGATCCGCTCGCGCCAGGCATTCAGCAAGGCCCGCTCATCAATGGCGCGGCCCTGGAAAAGGTCCAAGCACTGGTGGATGACGCCATTGCTCGCGGTGCCCAAGTCGAAACTGGCGGCACCACGCATGAACTTGGCGGACTTTTCTTCCAACCCACGGTGCTTTCCCGCATCACGGGCGAGATGCGCATGTGCCATGAAGAGATATTCGGGCCTGTGGCACCGCTTCAGCGCTTCGAGCATGAATCCGAGGTTGTCGCCCAGGCCAATGACACGCCATACGGCCTGGCTGGCTACTTCTACAGCCGGGATGTTGGGCGCGCATGGCGCGTTGCCGAGGCGCTAGAGGTCGGCATGGTGGGCGTGAACGAAGGCGGCATGTCTACCGAACTCGCGCCGTTCGGAGGTGTGAAGGAGTCCGGTATCGGCCGTGAGGGCTCGAAGTACGGCATCGAAGAGTACATCGAGACGAAGTACATCTGTTTCGGCGGTATTGCCTGA
- a CDS encoding enoyl-CoA hydratase/isomerase family protein, which translates to MSALQEPVLLEDRGDYGLIRLNRPAQRNAMNGAARKGLLQCLERARGAHKVLVIAGQDGSFCSGVDLKEVASASQRERELAPREWVDVLLAIRRHPAVFIAAVGGYALGGGVSLINVCDLAIAADEALIGMPELGFGMYPAMAGPSTQMVLPAKHAAWMVLTADRIDGRTAVQWGLVNQSVPLAELESATDALAKRIARHDAVALSESKRALEMVPRRIAELEPAFDYAMGLNVGIRARTTAQAEGIAAFKEKA; encoded by the coding sequence ATGAGCGCACTGCAAGAACCCGTTCTACTGGAAGACCGTGGCGACTACGGGCTGATCCGGCTGAACCGGCCGGCCCAACGCAATGCCATGAACGGGGCGGCGCGCAAAGGACTGCTGCAATGCCTCGAACGAGCCCGCGGCGCACACAAGGTCCTGGTTATCGCGGGACAGGACGGCAGCTTCTGCAGCGGCGTAGACCTGAAGGAGGTCGCATCAGCCAGCCAGCGCGAACGCGAGCTGGCGCCCCGCGAATGGGTGGACGTATTGCTGGCAATCCGCCGCCATCCGGCTGTCTTCATCGCTGCCGTTGGTGGTTACGCGCTGGGCGGCGGCGTGTCGTTGATCAATGTGTGCGACCTCGCGATTGCCGCAGACGAAGCGCTGATCGGCATGCCCGAACTCGGCTTCGGGATGTACCCCGCGATGGCGGGCCCCTCGACGCAGATGGTGCTGCCCGCGAAACATGCGGCCTGGATGGTGTTGACCGCTGACCGCATCGACGGTCGCACGGCCGTCCAGTGGGGACTGGTGAACCAGAGTGTGCCGCTGGCCGAACTCGAGAGCGCCACCGATGCGCTGGCGAAGCGGATTGCCCGGCACGACGCCGTCGCGCTGTCCGAGAGCAAGCGTGCGCTCGAGATGGTCCCGAGGCGCATCGCCGAGTTGGAGCCGGCCTTCGACTACGCGATGGGCCTCAATGTGGGGATCAGGGCGCGCACGACGGCGCAGGCGGAAGGCATCGCAGCCTTCAAGGAAAAAGCATGA
- a CDS encoding thiolase family protein yields MSDWSLRDRTCVVGVGTTAYGSFPDSDAYGLGADALQRAAEDAGLRPEQIDGLIVSRIPSFERFAEVAGLNPRFTMQTPVHGRFASISLELAANALACGEANYVALVYGNNGRSQRMNYGGGDNTWSPWGMTSPGALHAMMWRHHMHRYGSRSEDLAHVAVAFRKHAMLNPDAVMREPLTVEQHQAGRFIADPLRLNDYCLINDGGVAWIMTTAERARDLRKKPVYVSGFARRDTYDNSSTFHPDLWHPALQEVSREVHARSGITREDLSGLMIYDNFTPTVLFSLEGMGFCERGEGGAFVRDGMLELGRGRWPTNTSGGHLSESYMQGWALIAEAVRQLRGTAGERQIVDCKALQYICATNCATSIIFRN; encoded by the coding sequence ATGTCAGATTGGTCGCTTCGCGACAGGACCTGCGTCGTCGGCGTTGGAACGACGGCCTATGGATCCTTCCCCGATTCGGATGCTTATGGGCTGGGCGCGGACGCGCTTCAGCGCGCCGCCGAGGACGCCGGCCTGAGGCCGGAACAGATCGACGGGCTGATCGTCAGCCGCATCCCGTCGTTCGAGCGCTTCGCCGAAGTCGCGGGGCTCAACCCGCGCTTCACCATGCAGACGCCCGTGCATGGCCGTTTCGCCTCGATTTCCCTCGAGCTGGCGGCCAACGCGCTTGCCTGCGGCGAAGCCAACTATGTCGCTCTTGTGTATGGCAATAACGGGCGCTCGCAGCGAATGAACTATGGCGGGGGCGACAACACTTGGTCGCCCTGGGGCATGACATCGCCCGGTGCGCTTCACGCGATGATGTGGCGGCACCATATGCATCGATACGGCTCACGTTCCGAAGATCTGGCGCATGTGGCGGTGGCGTTCCGCAAGCACGCCATGCTCAACCCCGACGCGGTGATGCGGGAGCCGCTGACGGTGGAGCAGCACCAGGCGGGGCGGTTCATTGCGGACCCGCTGCGACTGAACGACTACTGCCTGATCAACGATGGCGGCGTGGCGTGGATCATGACCACAGCCGAGCGGGCACGCGACCTGCGAAAGAAACCGGTGTATGTGAGTGGTTTTGCGCGCCGCGACACCTACGACAACAGCTCCACCTTCCATCCGGACTTGTGGCATCCGGCGTTGCAGGAGGTTTCCCGCGAGGTCCATGCGCGCTCGGGGATTACGCGCGAGGACCTGAGCGGCCTGATGATCTACGACAACTTCACACCAACCGTGCTGTTCTCGCTGGAGGGCATGGGCTTCTGCGAGCGCGGCGAGGGCGGCGCATTCGTGCGTGACGGCATGCTCGAACTCGGGCGAGGCCGTTGGCCCACCAACACCAGCGGGGGCCACCTGTCGGAGTCGTACATGCAAGGCTGGGCGCTGATTGCCGAGGCCGTGCGCCAGCTACGCGGCACCGCTGGCGAACGACAAATCGTGGACTGCAAGGCCCTCCAGTACATCTGCGCGACCAACTGCGCAACTTCCATCATCTTCAGGAACTGA
- a CDS encoding 2Fe-2S iron-sulfur cluster-binding protein, whose amino-acid sequence MPLINPPESTPTLRVSHLHSRAHGFRIFIQPDGNKVKVDAVDGTSVMKAAIASGVRGIIGECGGDLSCASCHVFVVKEWFDLLGPIGAFEDEMLDATSEDRTDCSRLSCQIVVTPSLEGLTLTVPASQR is encoded by the coding sequence ATGCCCCTGATCAACCCCCCCGAATCGACCCCCACCCTCAGGGTGAGCCACCTTCACTCTCGCGCTCACGGATTCAGGATATTCATACAGCCAGATGGCAACAAAGTGAAGGTTGATGCCGTTGACGGAACGTCGGTAATGAAAGCCGCGATAGCCTCTGGGGTCCGAGGCATCATCGGAGAATGTGGTGGGGACCTTTCGTGTGCTTCGTGCCATGTCTTTGTAGTTAAGGAGTGGTTCGACCTGCTCGGTCCAATCGGAGCGTTCGAAGACGAGATGCTGGACGCTACCTCCGAAGACCGTACCGACTGCAGTCGGCTGTCATGTCAGATCGTGGTGACTCCTTCTCTGGAGGGTCTGACCTTGACTGTGCCGGCAAGCCAACGGTGA
- a CDS encoding Zn-ribbon domain-containing OB-fold protein — protein sequence MSETLTPYRKPLPVIDVWSKPFWNACREHRLLMQRDKATGEFWFPPSPVAPRTLSKEWEWAELSGFGTVASWVVFHQKYYAGFADELPYNVAMVELDEGPLIFTNLVGIANDDIRIGQRVRVAFRDANEQVSIPVFEPAGEDAR from the coding sequence ATGAGCGAGACGCTGACCCCCTACCGCAAGCCGCTTCCCGTCATCGACGTATGGAGCAAGCCCTTCTGGAATGCCTGCCGTGAGCATCGCCTGCTCATGCAGCGCGATAAAGCGACCGGCGAGTTCTGGTTTCCGCCTTCGCCCGTGGCGCCGCGCACGCTCTCCAAGGAATGGGAATGGGCTGAGCTCTCCGGTTTTGGCACCGTCGCGTCGTGGGTCGTCTTCCATCAGAAATACTACGCGGGCTTCGCGGACGAGCTGCCGTACAACGTGGCAATGGTCGAGCTGGATGAAGGCCCGTTGATCTTCACCAACCTAGTGGGTATTGCGAACGATGACATCCGCATTGGCCAGCGTGTCCGTGTGGCATTCCGTGATGCCAACGAGCAGGTTTCGATTCCGGTCTTCGAGCCGGCGGGCGAGGATGCTCGATGA
- a CDS encoding CoA transferase — protein sequence MTRPLQGRVVLEAVSARSSWGVRLAVAFAGRIAADLGARVICLQPAGESALPDSSAAVEEASALHAFLGAGKNIVTGVAGDAATALARELAGSANALLGDGWLRDAAADALGRGLIADAPRAIVQMSMLPLQHAHDRPASEFTVEAESGLLDLVGDDGREPVRLAGHQVAYSAGLAAYTGMVAAFCRRGPVPAPVRVSLLETALWLNWKNLATVSIGEMPATRSGQAMSWPVVRCADGWVAVVYQPHEWETLRDMLGDPRLQEPRFSTPAGRAAHAAELSALFEASLTNSTRAEVNALAVRHRLPLGVVQSAGELAEDPHYKARGFVHSVASDAGNVSMPRLPVLWGGELFAPGRIPARNVQEEEAWA from the coding sequence ATGACGCGGCCGCTTCAAGGCCGCGTCGTGCTCGAGGCCGTCTCTGCACGGAGCAGTTGGGGTGTGCGGCTGGCGGTGGCTTTCGCGGGACGAATCGCTGCCGACCTTGGGGCACGGGTCATTTGCCTGCAGCCTGCCGGCGAGTCCGCGCTGCCCGACTCGAGCGCCGCGGTTGAAGAGGCTTCTGCGCTCCATGCGTTTCTCGGCGCCGGCAAGAACATCGTGACGGGCGTAGCCGGCGACGCCGCCACAGCGCTGGCGCGTGAACTGGCGGGCAGCGCGAATGCCTTGCTGGGGGATGGCTGGCTGCGCGATGCCGCGGCCGATGCGCTCGGCCGGGGTCTGATTGCAGATGCTCCGCGGGCAATCGTTCAGATGAGCATGTTGCCCCTCCAGCATGCCCACGATCGGCCGGCCAGCGAATTTACCGTCGAGGCGGAGAGCGGCTTGCTGGACTTGGTCGGCGACGATGGGCGCGAGCCCGTGCGGCTTGCCGGTCACCAGGTTGCATACTCGGCCGGGCTTGCCGCATACACCGGCATGGTGGCGGCCTTCTGCCGCCGGGGGCCGGTACCCGCACCCGTCCGGGTGAGCCTGTTGGAGACAGCCTTGTGGCTGAACTGGAAGAACCTGGCGACGGTTTCAATTGGCGAGATGCCCGCCACGCGGTCGGGCCAAGCTATGAGCTGGCCGGTCGTGCGATGCGCAGACGGCTGGGTGGCCGTGGTCTACCAACCGCACGAGTGGGAGACGCTGCGCGACATGCTAGGTGATCCGCGCCTGCAGGAACCTCGGTTCAGCACGCCCGCAGGTCGCGCCGCCCACGCGGCCGAACTCTCGGCGCTGTTCGAAGCTTCGCTGACCAACTCGACACGCGCCGAGGTGAATGCGCTCGCCGTGCGGCACCGGCTGCCCCTGGGCGTTGTGCAAAGCGCCGGCGAGCTGGCGGAGGATCCGCACTACAAGGCGCGTGGGTTTGTGCATTCCGTCGCTTCGGATGCGGGCAACGTGTCCATGCCACGTCTTCCGGTCCTCTGGGGAGGAGAGCTGTTCGCGCCCGGTCGGATTCCGGCGCGTAACGTGCAGGAAGAGGAGGCGTGGGCATGA